One window from the genome of Crassostrea angulata isolate pt1a10 chromosome 2, ASM2561291v2, whole genome shotgun sequence encodes:
- the LOC128171098 gene encoding uncharacterized protein LOC128171098, which translates to MLDKIPDTLYLQMDNCPGQNKNRYILGFLCWLVEIGVFKKIKVSFLMVGHTHEDIDQVFSRFSSLLSRRSALTLTKLITAFERCYTPVPTGIRTDRVYNISEALDLENISGHSKPHAFKIIKEDAKATIFWKKWSTDRIWQKCEGTLLKDNALVFRKLSPCVDDLDMERLERDVRGSYRYFTKNEDKQWWENFFAEVNEEYDSDDEDDGIAEQLLDKKRQNSPNTEDLEVHISDTEDPIPPVVIGKRRKEAVPPCTIVGMMALMDVPQYAGEWPQIGQIMSHEGDEVDIHWYGGSKTSPWKPCKRSVPGERGRRTDWVEKCLTSHIVSTFKLTGSGNIPRHIKDIVENYHD; encoded by the exons ATGCTAGACAAAATTCCGGACACATTGTATTTGCAAATGGACAATTGTCCTGGACAGAATAAAAACCG ATATATACTTGGATTCCTCTGTTGGTTGGTGGAGATTGGCGTattcaaaaaaatcaaagtgtCATTCCTCATGGTCGGACACACGCATGAGGATATAGATCAAGTATTCTCCAG ATTTTCTAGCCTCCTTTCCAGGCGGAGTGCTTTGACTCTAACCAAATTAATAACTGCGTTTGAAAGGTGTTACACTCCGGTACCAACAG gAATAAGAACGGACAGAGTATACAATATTTCAGAAGCCTTGGACCTTGAAAATATTTCAGGCCATTCAAAGCCGcatgcttttaaaataattaaggaaGACGCAAAAGCGACGATTTTTTGGAAGAAATGGTCGACCGATCGG ATATGGCAAAAATGTGAAGGAACCCTTCTTAAGGATAATGCATTAGTATTTAGGAAACTTAGTCCATGTGTGGACGATCTTGACATGGAAAGGCTTGAGCGGGACGTGAGGGGCTCGTAcagatattttacaaaaaatgagGACAAACAGTGGTGGGAAAATTTTTTTGCCGAAG TCAATGAAGAGTATGATTCAGACGACGAAGATGATGGAATTGCAGAGCAATTATTGGATAAAAAAAGGCAGAATTCCCCAAACACTGAAGATCTAGAGGTTCACATTTCCGACACAGAGGACCCTATTCCCCCa gTTGTCATTGGAAAGAGGCGGAAAGAAGCGGTCCCTCCTTGTACTATAGTGGGGATGATGGCATTAATGGATGTCCCTCAGTACGCCGGCGAGTGGCCACAGATAGGCCAGATAATGTCTCATGAAGGGGATGAGGTAGACATACACTGGTATGGTGGAAGCAAGACATCCCCATGGAAACCTTGTAAAAGGAGCGTGCCGGGTGAGCGAGGAAGAAGAACGGACTGGgtggaaaaatgtttaacatcACATATAGTTTCAACATTCAAGCTTACAGGGTCTGGAAATATTCCTAGACATATAAAAGACATTGTTGAAAACTATCATGATTAA
- the LOC128174803 gene encoding uncharacterized protein LOC128174803 yields MCAMTLSVVDIATSRSNFMALSTHEKSQWILNWIHSHSSLSENGQFETTFLIGSITVCLTTWLAVLGISKSTYYNMRKKFQRGVVEVSRSGTVKGKMTTESLSAVAWLQDFCNSYAEKLPNENKLNLPPCLTKQYVYGLYLEKATNPVSKSHFYKLWKRELPNVTIPKRSRFSKCDKCTLIKEHLATCREKHQRETLIKMREKHLKQQK; encoded by the exons ATGTGTGCTATGACCTTATCAGTGGTAGATATTGCCACAAGTAGGTCAAACTTTATGGCCCTTAGCACACATGAAAAAAGTCAATGGATATTAAACTGGATCCATAGTCATTCGTC ATTATCAGAGAATGGACAATTTGAAACGACATTTCTCATCGGTAGCATCACAGTATGCTTAACTACGTGGCTGGCAGTGCTTGGAATCAGCAAAAGCACGTACtataatatgagaaaaaaatttcaaa GAGGCGTGGTCGAAGTAAGCCGCTCTGGCACTGTAAAAGGGAAAATGACAACGGAGAGCCTATCTGCAGTTGCTTGGCTACAAGATTTCTGCAATAGTTATGCAGAAAAACTCCCAAACGAAAACAAACTAAATCTCCCCCCCTGTCTCACCAAACAGTACGTCTACGGACTTTATTTGGAAAAAGCCACCAATCCGGTATCAAAATCCCACTTTTATAAGTTGTGGAAAAGGGAGTTGCCTAATGTAACCATTCCAAAG AGAAGTCGTTTCTCAAAGTGCGACAAATGCACACTAATAAAAGAGCACTTGGCCACATGCAGAGAGAAACATCAGAGGGAAACTCTCATCAAAATGAGGGAGAAACACCTAAAAcaacaaaagtaa
- the LOC128174804 gene encoding uncharacterized protein LOC128174804, translating into MRLAKRRPRNLFWTREVVNHFWYCSASANTVEEFIGIWCGVIHHVIGEHEWILPYRIGGKSCCEHGPLTEEGDKDYLVAGSPAHVALREIVLDKHLLKKIPYFLHCRSTAALESFQNLILRYSPKRLSYTPHVYTARTLLAALDHNANCDRPAAVKKDGSLRQQRYYSKKSGHWSVCHVKEEKTYPYVSDIISSCIEKRLVDPIGMNRPVVLDADDPRRISKTLASVEPPPTAQLVEEKKSRFPLEKDIKPKD; encoded by the exons ATGAG GCTGGCCAAGAGAAGACCAAGAAACCTCTTCTGGACAAGAGAGGTGGTGAACCACTTCTGGTATTGCTCAGCTTCTGCCAACACAGTTGAAGAGTTCatt GGCATATGGTGTGGAGTTATACATCACGTAATTGGAGAGCACGAGTGGATTCTACCTTACAGGATTGGAGGGAAAAGCTGTTGTGAGCACGGTCCTTTGACTGAGGAGGGAGACAAGGACTACCTAGTGGCAGGCTCTCCCGCACATGTGGCACTGCGAGAAATTGTGTTGGACAAGCACCTTCTAAAGAAAATACCATATTTTCTGCATTGCAG AAGCACTGCTGCGTTAGAGTCATTTCAAAATCTTATTTTGAGATACTCGCCAAAAAGACTATCCTACACACCACATGTGTACACGGCCAGAACGCTACTAGCAGCATTGGACCATAATGCCAACTGTGATAGGCCAGCTGCAGTGAAAAAGGATGGCTCTCTCAG ACAGCAGAGATATTATAGTAAGAAGAGTGGGCACTGGTCAGTTTGTCATGTAAAGGAGGAGAAGACATATCCATATGTCAGTGACATCATTTCGTCCTGTATTGAAAAGCGCCTGGTAGATCCCATTGGAATGAACAGGCCAGTCGTACTAGATGCTGACGATCCCAGGCGCATTTCCAAGACACTGGCTTCTGTTGAACCCCCTCCAACAGCGCAGCTTGTGGAAGAAAAGAAATCAAGATTTCCCTTGGAAAAGGACATTAAGCCCAAGgactaa